The following is a genomic window from Manduca sexta isolate Smith_Timp_Sample1 unplaced genomic scaffold, JHU_Msex_v1.0 HiC_scaffold_3646, whole genome shotgun sequence.
GGGAACGTTTCGTACGTGCCGAGGAAGGCCACTACGGACTTTGGTTGGTATACCGATGTATCTCAGTCTACCCCGTGACTACGAacctacagtcttcgaaacatagagagaaaattatgatatgtataccgcgataaaatccacaaaatagttttatttgaatgctgGTGTAATGTTCAAAACATGATCGGAGTAACAAACATTCTAATCCATTCAATACTTTCTGAATTTACTTCTTATAACCAAAAAGTTTCACATTAGTTATATTAGTATGCAGTAGGAGGTATAAGACCTACGTCGTATgatcatttcatttattaacttcacCGATTATAGTAaccttacaaaatatttaaaagcttttaatatCATCACATTTTGCAATGTCCTATTTGTGCGATGGTGTGTTAAACTATATAGTCGTTTTGAAGTGCCACTTAAATCTGAAGAGACTATGGCTGTGCTGGAAATAAGAAATGATGAGAACATCACCAACACTTGACTTCAGTACTATAAAGTCATTATTTCAAACGATTTAACATTATGTATatggtatattaatatatactaaatatatattacgatgtataaataaatgaaaataaattactccATTCTTGGATtgccacaatttttttattttgaattaccaTCGATAACTTACCAACACGCATACCACCACTCAAAGGAAACAGTCACAAGAATCCACTACAGTTTCATGCGCCTGCACAAGCGACGCTCGTCAACTCAGTCTGTGGTGCGCTAGCAATGTGAAACATGTCCAGTGACGGGTCCTCGGGGATCACGCAGTTCGGCCTCTACAGAACCATCGACGCTAGGACTGAAGAGTTCCTGAGACTGTCCAGGAAGCGACAGATCCGACAGGGGTGCGCGTGCGCTGCTGTCTCCACAGCTATTACTGTTACCGTTGGTAGTggtaggttaataaaatatttgtttacattttattaaggtTAATGGGAGCTTTTGTGTTTTTCGTATTTAgtaatagatattaaaacatacttttgggaaaatcaatatttttgtaattgtttagTTGTTGTATGTGTTTTGTGTGATAAAGGATTTGTGAGCCTGAGTACAATTGATaggttaaaagtaaaatattttcatatattaattattttcaggatttttaaatttttgttactAGATTGCTCTACACGTCAGCTTATAAAATGATTGCACTGTAATTAGCaccaagtatttatttatttattttagaaagatTTACAGACAAGTTACTTCAGTAgagaataaacacaaaatgtcCCTGTGATAATTACAAATCTTCGCGAGTATAAGTAGAAAAGAAATAACTTCTATAATTTGTTCACATCAATTTTAGAATTGGatttattcttaataaattcaaaattgtacCACCAATTACTTCTGAATcggcaaattttattcaaatagcAGCAACATTAATTCAACTACGATGATAAATACTGTCAGTTAGATAGgcattgtttattaaacaacgaaCAAACAATCATTATTGATAAATCGACGCATTTCAAAACATAGCTTAATTCTAGAATACATAGaatcaaaaaactaaaatgtaattatttcttttgtagttgtagacatttttgtaattattttattactatcacGCCATATTTGGGTTTTGAACAATTAcaatctgtttattattttaaatcgacAATTATTTCTTGTTAGCGTATTTATACAATGTGTATGAGTATGAGCTCAGTAGAAAATCATTATCTTATTCTAAtaagtagaatatattatatatagaatatgcTTCAAAAGGATAGTTTCCAATTTTCTTGATCTAGTTGGACagcatatattatgttttctataGAGGAATGCAgtgcaaaatgtattaaaaatccaCGGATACGGTTACAGTTTTCtttatttcctttaaaaaaaCTGGTATAAATAACcagttgtaaatttaatttctttcgaatttataatctTTACATTGCTGTAGGCTTTATGTCAGTCAAAAGTCACGGAAGTTTAGATTACATCAAATTACGGAAAGGTGTGTAAGATTTCATCCACCACCGGCGTCGCGTGGTGCGTCATGGTGGATGCGCATACGCATGGTGCCGTGATAACACGAGAAAGCTGCTATTAGCGCTCGTAAACGCCGCGTGATGACGACCTTTGGGTTCAGTGAGACACTgagaacatttaaattattgctgGACGAAATTTTTCTTACGTTTCACTTCATTTTACTTCACCTAAAGTAAAGACAGTTTACAtactagaataaaataaattataggaagataataataataataatcctctctacaccaccccaaggttgactgggagagaatgcccatggcattaaatccgcctgtataccatgtgtacaaagtgaaataaataaataaataaaataattgtaatctctAAGGAATTGttggtttcataaaaaatccaaacatttcTCTAAATAACTTCCTCTGTTTTTAAACtgttcattttgtatatatttcataacCTTATCGAACAAGCCAGCTACTTGTTAACTTAGGAAAGAATGTTATGTGTATTGCAAACTTTACACATAGATAGAGTACTTAACTGTTTGGCAACCCCGATAGCCTATTCAAACGTAATAAAGGAAGCTATATTTTATAGCGTACTTTTACGCAATTTTCACATTGGCAACACATTGTTTAAATGGCTCACTTTACATAGTGATAAAATTGGTTACTGTCTCGGTAGCGTCAgtcgactgcagtgctgaggtctcgggttcgatcctggGTCGGGTGAAATGATATTGGATTACTCTACTCAGCATCAGGCCGGTTCTTGaatgatatggcgataggttcgccccctatcacatgggacggaatacacacgggaATGCACGAAAGTGGGTGCattggttgcgcctttgcctaccccatcgGGAAGAATAGGCGTGTGTGTGTGATAAAATTGGCAGCAATATGTAGCTCATTTCTTATTTCACATttgcaacataaaataattgcgacgtttgaaattcaaaaagaaaaactaaaagtttatttctaacacaTTTCAATTATGAAATGTAAGTACTACAATTTTGTTAAAGAAATCAGTGGCGTGACTTTTTGAAAATTTcgagtattataattttctgacaTGCCTACTATTGAAATGTTGCGTGTAGAACTCTTTGTGTCTGATTTGAAAATGCTATTACCACAGAATTAACATAGTAGTTATTTGTTTAGATTGTGTAACTTCCTTTCTCATTTACTGTCAAAGCTTAAAAATATGGAAGGTAAGTAATTACTgatgcaatatattttgtttataggtAATAGTTAGAATCTATTTCCgttgtttattaatacatagCACTATTACTAAACTATAACTGTCTTTATATGCatcacttaataatattataatgacatatttacaaagaaaataaaaagtatatattttgatcGCTTTAACAtgaaaattgcaataaaaataacatagataagatatttttcccacttttaaaatcttaatatgttgtatttaaatgctatatttttttacagagcGTTCTTTCTCCTGTCTACGAATACAGCATTATATCTGGAAGTAACAAGAATAGAAGCTACACGAAACCCAATTGGTTTGAGTTTTATCAATGATTCAGCAGAACCATTCCGTTTGATGCCAAATACTCCAAAACCAAACTTAATTTGGACCAATCTACAATTAAACTGCTGCCGATACTTATAAAagcattgaaacaaaacatatttttcgaGAAGGTCATGGAAGATTATACGAGTGCAAAACCCAATTTACGAACCAAGTGATACTACAGAAcaacaatatgaaaaaatatttctctgaCCCTAGGAATTGGTTTAAGTCTCCTACGTCGAGAGTCTATGCCATTGAATTTAAATCATCACCGATAGTGTATTATCAACCAACAAGAAATTTAGAGTATATGACTAAAATAAGAAAGATAAGAGATTACAAAcggattttgaattattttgaaaagatgATAAACGATAAAGTTGGCCCTGGATCTAATCTACCCATGATGAAAAGAGAGTCACAAACCAAAAAACCTTTTGAGCCCAGCACTGCGTCAATTATAAGTAAAAcgatacaaattaaaaagaaaacatccCGTCCCCAATatgcaaaaatgtaaaaacaccTCCAGTGGTTGAAACTAAAACTGTAAATGCCCCATAAAATTGGGTGAATTAATAACCAAGTTAATGAGTAATTTGAATCAATTGATACCTTATTCAAAAATGTCTTTGTCAACGTTATGTAACAAAGGGAATCAAcaaagataattaaattctctccgaaaatgaataaaaagttGCAACAACAAGATTCACCACCTTAAAGCCAATTAATGCAATTACAAATCCTACtttcatagaaaaaaattaaggccACTTCAGAGAAGGCCTATTTatcaaaccaaaataaagtGAAAGGaggtttaataaaacattatatgcaAAGCAAAAGAGTAAGTTTAcctcttaataataatttaaataaaaaaaaaatcataaaatggaTTCAACAGAAAATCGAATAGATAATTACGAAAACCAACTAcagtaaaaaaaacttcttagAAGCAACTGAACCTAAAAGTATTAAATCTCATACCACAAAGCCTATGACTTCTGCTAATGACAAATCCAGAAATTTAATGTATCAACAATTTCAAATGATTTTGAACTTTCCAAACCTACCAtagctacaaataaaataatgaataaatctaTTCTTAGCAACGAAGAATACGACGATTATTTTATCACTACTCAAAAAGATTGCTACTAAGTATGACGCCTTGATATgcataatttaaagttaattaaaagtgaaatatttcccataataataatgcaaagAAATTCAAAGAATAAGGTAAATGAAGTTgtaacaaacaatataatataaaagcatttaGCGATATCACTGTTCCTTCGCTTCCAGTtcaaaaatacagaaataatgaattttcgttcgaaaacaaaataggaagtatgtttttacaaaaactaataaacagtaagccaaatataaaacaagcgaaaaacaaaaacaccaaAAATTGAAAAGTCTACTGAAGTTTATAAATCATATGCTATCATTCATGGTGAAAAATCAATTTGGATATGATGAAGAAGGTGCAGGATGACGATTTTTGAAGAATACAAATTGAAACAAACTTCAAAATTCTCAGAAGGCCCGACAATTAATCAGACGGATACAACCCCTACTCCGACAGATATTCCAAAGCACGAGGAAATTATGGAAGTTGTGGAAAGTAAAGAAAACGTAGCGACGACACCAGGTTCAATGTTGCCTCAATCTAGATCTGGTTATTTGGAAATACAAAGAAACGATTGGAAGCAAGATGATACTCACgattatgattttaatgtgaACAATAACCTTTATGACTTCCCTAATATTTAGTATCTCATCACAGATTAGCAATCTTTTGAAACTATTAGCacataaaataactaattccttttaatacaaaaaatgtataattcatgTATGCCCTCAcaaagtaacaaataaatttagataaatatttttattgcgttttgtattttaatttttaatgatcatcatttatttattttatttttatatgtttagttcacaccttgaaatacatatatcttacttttaaaaataattaaattgaaaatgcaATTCAACacaaagttttttatatatattatttagttttatttatatatttaatatgtagagcaataattatatttcccgTATTGTAGATATCTCGtctcttttaataattaatagtaaaacatatacatacatataaaggCTAATAACGAAATAATGTTGACAGGTAATTCTACTTATCTATGAATACGGGATTGCAGTAGAATGGAGTTTAGTACAAAATAGGAGAGTTGATAACAATGCCAAGGAGGGAAATATCTATGATCAACCCATAGCAGACCGACTTGACCCTACTTCGGTTTCGACCAAGATTATTACGAACGAATGCCGCTACTCGTTAACGCTATGCAAGAAAATAGCTACCTCGATCCGACACTCGAGTAATACCCGCTAGTAAACATAACAaccatattcataatttaacaACACCACCAAAAAACTATAGAACTAATGACGTTAGACGGACTAGTCCAAGACCGTTTTTCTTTGAATATCGAAGTCCAACGCCTTTGCCGTTTAGTAAAAGGTACGGTTCTAGAACGTGGGTTGAGAAATATCGTAACGCACAAAGGTTACAAAATATAAGGCAAATTATTAAGTACCTGGAGAAAACTATCAACGCAAAAGTTGGAGATATGCATACTAAAACGCCTAGTACCCATATAGCATTTACTGGAATGTATGTGGAGCCAATGATAAATGTAAGTGAAGGAAATGGGCCGAAAACGAAAGTAGATCTAGTTTTACAAAGCACTGTTAAATCAGAAATATCTCACTCCAACCACCAGTCAGATCCACTATTCCTTTTCAAGCCTGAAAATCCTGGTGAAGTTAATCTATTGGCTGATGGTTTTCTCAGATTTTCGCCAGTTCCTACACCAATTCCCGAAATTTCTACAATACCACCTTACTTTAAAACTATGAGTAATAGTAACAATTGTTTTGGTCATAACtgtgaagaaaaactaatagtGCCTCTAATGTGGTTCACACTACTGAACTACCATCAACAACAAAATCATTTAgtgttatgttaaatttattccCTCTAAAATCTGCTACCGATGTAGGTGTTAAAAGTAgagtgaatttaaataaatcgcaagtaaatttaaataaaatatacttttaccaCATCCCGACCTACGGcacattttaaaagaaaaccaaCAGTACCTATACGGCGTACATTTATACGTAGAAAATCTCGAATATTGTaccaaaataatactaaaacatttatgaagAATAATACGGTATCCTTggatattgataaaaatgatCAAGAAGCAGCAGGAACGAATATGATTGTACATGTAAAGTATATTCTCCAGATATTAAAACAGAGGCAAATACTAAACAAGTTCCAGATGATACAACAACGGAACCGTTTAAACCTATATTAATAGAGCCTACCCAGCCTTATTCAACTGAAACTCCTCTTGTTCTATCTACATCACAAGTTGAAGATTTTCATGTCGGCAGTTCTGGTATCATACCAATACAAGACAGAACAACAACTCCTCCGTTACCAAAAGTGACAACAATGTTGCCTTTCTTCGAAACAACAGTTATTCCTGAAGTAAATTCATTCACAAGTCCATCGGACATATTAAAATTCAACCACGAAGATGCTAAAATACCTCAAGAATACATCAAGTTACGAAACAGAGATGCAATTGCAAATAGAAGAAATTTCAGAGAAGACAATGACGAAGATAATGCAAACACGCATATTGTAACTTCCAAGAATGAAGTTACCAAAACAACCACGATGGAAGCAACAATTGAAACAACTGAAGAATTTGAAGATACAACAACAGTTCAGACATACGTTCCCCAAATAAACGGTCATTATAGAACCATCAGTCAAAATTTAAGAGCTTTAAATATCACTCCAGAGAGTAGTAGAAAAAGGAGACTTGAATTAGTCATAAGTGGTTTTCGTAAACCAACATATGTTCCAATGTACGTGGAAATTAAAAGGAATAACACAGTAAAATCCGGAGATGACGAATAATTTATCTCTTAAAATCCTTGTGTGTGTCCCACCGACTTTCTTAATTTAATCTGTCCTATTTTTAATAAGGGACacctaatgtaaataaaaatctttatttataaaatagtatctccataaataaatgttattatgatttaattttgaaagttttttttttatgttacttataCCCTACGCTAGATAATATTGGCGttgaaatatagaaataaaatatattatataataaagataataaaacaatagttcTTGTAGCAGTCTTAGGGTATTTCAATGGAAGTTTATACGATATATAGTAAGCTTGAAACGGTACCTGATACTTTcgattttttatctaaaatggaTTGTAAAATGGCAAGACCATGGGCCACAATATTCTGTACTGAATGTATTATGTAGCTATGTTATTATCTTGTTTTTAAAGCTGAGCTTAAACATTCTAAGATCACTCTTCTAGATTTCggaagatttttattaaatcgcATTAGACCAGTATTTGAGTAGGAAGTTTCagatctaaataatttatgagtaTACAACGAGGCACTAGCTAAGCAAAACATCATAATTAACTTCAATATCTTAAAGCTTCTAAGAGAAGGTTCTGCTTTGTGTACGAGACGTAttattgcaaatataaaaagattCCGAACGACAGTTTCATAAAAGCCATCTACAAATTGatagacaaataaattatacatctaGAAAAGCTTCAATTTCAAAGGAACTcgtaagtaataagtattcGTAAATTGTATACACTGTTGCcagtagatggcgctgtaccGAAATTTATGAAATGCCCAAGAAAATGTATGTAGTATCTTCCGTGCTCCGAAACCAAAACACGTTTAAGAAGATCCGTTATCATGATTGCAAACGTACGTAAACAAAGATTCCGGACCAGACAAATCTTTACACACGCAAATATACCTTATTTAGACATAATGTGCACATAGCCGGTGTTTAAGGTATTAAATATATGTCGCTCGTTTCTTTTTAGCTAAATACTTAGGTACAATTTAATTCGTctttaattgataattattataaatgttaagaaataatttgtttctCAAAGATACAAAaacttattactttaaaatgacTGTTCATGAGTAAATGTCTaaacaatgtttatataattgtatgttATTCCAGAtagattattatgaattattttttaggtCAATATAATTACCGCAGGAAAACGAGTTATATCTACAGCAAGTTGATCATTCACTCGCCCTTTATGCCACATCTCACCCTTTAGtcactaaaaataacaaaaatatggtCTTATAACTATTTTCAATCCGCCACAAAATTTAATCATCCCTATTCCAAATACTTTATACGAGCTCCAGAAGTCGAACACATAGGTTGTtgctgttaaaataataataaaattgttttttaattctgcATGAAAATAAACCCTCAACGTAAAATAAACCCTCAACGTAATTGAAACGCTTTGTTgcttctataataaaaataacacgatTGTCCCATTTCATTTTATCGCGACtagaatattgcaaaaatatatctatataataataatattatgttcattcaTAAAACTAACTACAACGATATTCCGACTGTAAAAGCTTatgtacttttatatataatctattttttgCTTTCAGTCTATACTTTGCATACAAACTTTGCAACGTGACCTTATATTGCTAACTCGCTCTAACACCAATGACCTTACACATGCCATCTCATCTCACGCATCTCAAGAAAAACCCGTTACTTTTACCCGCGCAAAAAGGTTCTATCTGCACAGGTTTTAGGTCGTACTTGAGTTTATACATCTGTCTCGTTCTTACGCAAGCATAACTTACATTTGCCCGTAAAGGAAGGATATATAATACAAATCCGGCACACGGGACTTGCAGTGCAAGTTTTTGACAGTACTTTAATATCAAACTAAACTTTGTGGCGAATGGTGACTGTGTTTTAGTGTTAAtaactgtaaatatatataaatatgtgctGTGTAGTGGTTCGTGTTGTGAATTGAATTGTGACCTAAAAGGGAAATTTTAAGGTAATATTCCGTTAGTAATTGACAGTTAGAAGCTGGAGATAACTTTCTTTGCTCGTGTCCGGCATTTAGTCACCAAGGTCAACGTTTCGCAATTTTTTGACACATGCATATTTGCTGCAGAAgtcatataaatacatattatcattgttattttatgttagctagtttattttaatagatagttgtttaaacaataaaagaGTTGATAATGTTTTGTATCTCTATCGAAATgtgtaactaataatataaataattgtattacttAAACTTTACTATACTAAGATGTTACTGTCATATAAAACttgcaaaatgataaaaaatatttcgaacaacttataagttataattaatttgttttaataattgataaatatatttgattatacgTAGGAAGTAACTAACTTAATCCATTTGAAATGCAAGTATTTAGTGATTTTATGAACGGGTAAAGCCGCAAGCACAGTGAATAATTATAACAAGTTTTCTGTAGACAAAGACAAACGTGTTAAATGTAAGGTTATCCGGTTGCTACCAATCAGTTAAGTAATATTCTGTACAATATCGACGggcgaaattaataaataattatttctcaaTACATAAAGGCaatatacaaatgtttatttataaaagaatgcTGCAATACAATGCTAAATATTAGCATTGCgatatttaatctatttaacatttcaatatatttacatcttaattaaaaaaattatatgaaatgtaGAGCACGTTGCTCAATTGATACTTTGCGATGATTGCTCAGAGGGTCCTTGCTGTCAACTGTCCGTAATATCTCGCGGGTTAAAGGTAGCTATATAATATTCTGTATCTCTCAAAGAGGAGGTGGTAATCTCATCAGTAACTAGCCTCATAGCATCTAGGTATTCATTTGACTTgtacttactttaaaataactaataacaaaaatatcaatgaaaaattgTCAGTAAAGCGAAATTCGTACATTCGCTCACTTTGCCGACCTACTTATTCTATGtatttggatttaaaaaaaaactaccgaattaactttaacaatatttttataa
Proteins encoded in this region:
- the LOC119193138 gene encoding uncharacterized protein LOC119193138, whose product is MLPFFETTVIPEVNSFTSPSDILKFNHEDAKIPQEYIKLRNRDAIANRRNFREDNDEDNANTHIVTSKNEVTKTTTMEATIETTEEFEDTTTVQTYVPQINGHYRTISQNLRALNITPESSRKRRLELVISGFRKPTYVPMYVEIKRNNTVKSGDDE